In the Wyeomyia smithii strain HCP4-BCI-WySm-NY-G18 chromosome 2, ASM2978416v1, whole genome shotgun sequence genome, one interval contains:
- the LOC129721199 gene encoding vesicle-associated membrane protein 2-like isoform X1, protein MSVKKIYKRPVLQWCKREERMSAEPGKDGAPDGLAPPAGEPNADGIVGGPRTPQQIAAQRRLQQTQCQVDEVVDIMKTNVEKVLERDQKLSELDDRADALQQGASQFEQQAGKLKNKFWLQNLKMMIIMGVIGLAVLGLLVLKFMPAEQQQPQMMMGQVPMQQMPMQVQGGQAAGAAPAGLVQDVASLVSSQRRLVN, encoded by the exons ATGTcggtgaaaaaaatatataaaagacCTGTGTTACAGTGGTGTAAAAGAGAAGAAAG GATGAGCGCTGAACCAGGAAAAGA TGGAGCACCAGACGGTCTTGCGCCACCCGCGGGAGAGCCAAATGCTGATGGAATCGTCGGTGGACCTCGAACTCCACAGCAGATCGCGGCACAGCGACGATTGCAGCAAACTCAGTGCCAGGTCGATGAG GTCGTGGATATCATGAAAACTAACGTAGAAAAGGTACTGGAACGAGATCAGAAGCTATCGGAACTAGACGACCGTGCTGATGCCTTGCAGCAAGGAGCCTCACAGTTCGAACAACAAGCTggcaaactaaaaaataaattctggTTACAGAATCTCAAG ATGATGATAATTATGGGAGTTATTGGGTTAGCTGTGCTTGGACTGCTTGTGT TAAAATTTATGCCCGCTGAACAGCAACAACCGCAAATGATGATGGGGCAGGTTCCGATGCAACAGATGCCGATGCAGGTACAAGGCGGCCAGGCAGCCGGGGCAGCTCCAGCAGGCCTTGTACAGGACGTCGCCTCGTTAGTCTCCAGCCAGCGTCGGCTTGTGAATTAA
- the LOC129721199 gene encoding vesicle-associated membrane protein 2-like isoform X2 yields the protein MSAEPGKDGAPDGLAPPAGEPNADGIVGGPRTPQQIAAQRRLQQTQCQVDEVVDIMKTNVEKVLERDQKLSELDDRADALQQGASQFEQQAGKLKNKFWLQNLKMMIIMGVIGLAVLGLLVLKFMPAEQQQPQMMMGQVPMQQMPMQVQGGQAAGAAPAGLVQDVASLVSSQRRLVN from the exons ATGAGCGCTGAACCAGGAAAAGA TGGAGCACCAGACGGTCTTGCGCCACCCGCGGGAGAGCCAAATGCTGATGGAATCGTCGGTGGACCTCGAACTCCACAGCAGATCGCGGCACAGCGACGATTGCAGCAAACTCAGTGCCAGGTCGATGAG GTCGTGGATATCATGAAAACTAACGTAGAAAAGGTACTGGAACGAGATCAGAAGCTATCGGAACTAGACGACCGTGCTGATGCCTTGCAGCAAGGAGCCTCACAGTTCGAACAACAAGCTggcaaactaaaaaataaattctggTTACAGAATCTCAAG ATGATGATAATTATGGGAGTTATTGGGTTAGCTGTGCTTGGACTGCTTGTGT TAAAATTTATGCCCGCTGAACAGCAACAACCGCAAATGATGATGGGGCAGGTTCCGATGCAACAGATGCCGATGCAGGTACAAGGCGGCCAGGCAGCCGGGGCAGCTCCAGCAGGCCTTGTACAGGACGTCGCCTCGTTAGTCTCCAGCCAGCGTCGGCTTGTGAATTAA
- the LOC129722419 gene encoding DNA replication factor Cdt1 isoform X1, translating into MSQPTVAAYFNARKRAAADGLGSATRNKVLVLENSTIGTSDNPEQSLLDTSSRVVFANTKNFLSKNVAAAAEKESAGDALESRRITRATRTIRRIGAVTVNEKTREMLEQPKLVNFLKKGNLSPRKKTVHKEQSPAKGIVLSEQASMSKEEFSIKNNASNIEKKMTTPTKQGLINQAQLGKPAIANLSMEEIKSNLSRSDRLAQLKTSLSKMRSGFDKLDSMRNKQIEASNKKPTVPPSPTTAARNLKQFQTLEVEVPISPQKMFTSPTKTLHRTPTKAHHSSLMSPTKNVTPKRLSALMSPIKEPSPTPVAASPTKVPAYQLFQHLTEFGRPKLQLPYKYRCLAELFNRIDTVCAMFYNRKEQITFKKLKPAVQRMARKNLYESHLAQIKTLFPDAFNLSLELTKNYGSVTKHETYQLVIKPNIKEKPCTTNKNDEDANVIRNAQNQSMNPQAITERSQKFSRLLLSKVMDAHQKFLLSLDPPMHIAREKLTCWHPQFDLESCPDIEQAALPQPPNVERFSSAKDVLSAARNLFNCSTTMERALQRVEEKKRQNAVEQSSQLTNKTNIAPPVSTAETKSKPEHIYHDGLKNVPKSLLEKIRAKQAAKALDQMTRRPSIEQQAIKYGRLPELARHLRNVFVTERKSVLPMETALIKIENSYRGRLTLKELEEHLRMISQLAPFWLTLTEVRKTMYAKIVKDCDMTKVIEPLEKKANDLLKG; encoded by the exons ATGTCACAACCAACAGTAGCAGCATACTTCAACGCACGTAAGCGTGCAGCAGCGGACGGATTAGGATCGGCTACTCGCAACAAGGTATTGGTTCTTGAAAACTCGACCATCGGAACTTCCGATAATCCAGAACAAAGCTTGCTGGATACATCAAGCCGGGTCGTTTTCgccaatactaaaaattttctTTCCAAGAATGTGGCAGCTGCAGCGGAAAAGGAATCGGCAGGAGATGCCCTGGAATCCAGGCGGATTACCCGAGCCACCCGAACGATTCGACGTATTGGAGCAGTTACCGTCAATGAAAAGACCCGAGAGATGCTCGAACAACCAAAGTTAGTAAACTTTCTCAAAAAAGGAAATTTGTCACCGCGTAAGAAAACTGTACACAAAGAGCAAAGTCCTGCCAAAGGAATTGTTTTATCAGAACAGGCTTCTATGTCAAAGGAAGAGTTTTCGATTAAAAACAACGCCAGCaatatcgagaaaaaaatgaCGACACCGACTAAACAGGGTCTAATAAACCAAGCCCAATTAGGTAAACCTGCGATTGCAAATTTGTCTATGGAAGAAATTAAAAGTAATCTAAGTCGAAGTGACCGTTTGGCTCAGTTAAAAACATCACTTAGCAAAATGCGTAGTGGTTTCGACAAACTGGATAGTATGAGGAACAAGCAAATCGAGGCATCAAATAAGAAACCAACTGTTCCACCTAGTCCCACCACTGCTGCTCGCAATTTAAAGCAATTTCAAACGCTTGAAGTAGAAGTTCCCATAAG TCCACAGAAAATGTTTACGTCTCCTACGAAAACTCTTCATCGTACGCCAACCAAGGCCCATCACAGCTCACTTATGTCACCTACGAAGAATGTAACACCAAAAAGATTATCTGCTTTGATGAGTCCAATAAAGGAACCCTCTCCAACTCCGGTAGCGGCAAGCCCCACAAAAGTGCCAGCTTATCAACTATTCCAGCATCTTACCGAATTTGGAAGACCGAAATTGCAACTCCCCTATAAATATCGCTGTCTGGCGGAGCTTTTCAACCGTATCGACACCGTTTGCGCCATGTTTTACAATCGAAAGGAACAGATTACGTTCAAAAAACTGAAGCCTGCAGTCCAGCGAATGGCACGAAAGAACCTGTATGAAAGTCATTTGGCTCAGATAAAAACTCTGTTTCCAGATGCATTCAATCTTAGTTTGGAGCTGACGAAAAATTATGGTTCTGTTACAAAGCATGAAACTTATCAGTTGGTGATAAAACCAAACATTAAGGAAAAACCTTGCACTACAAATAAGAACGATGAGGATGCTAATGTAATACGCAATGCTCAAAATCAATCAATGAATCCCCAAGCGATAACTGAAAGATCACAAAAATTCAGCCGTCTGCTACTTTCAAAGGTCATGGATGCTCACCAGAAATTTCTGCTTAGCTTGGACCCACCGATGCATATTGCCAGAGAAAAACTAACCTGCTggcatccacagttcgatctgGAAAGCTGTCCAGACATTGAGCAAGCTGCACTTCCACAGCCACCGAATGTGGAACGTTTTTCATCGGCTAAAGACGTTCTATCGGCGGCTCGCAATCTTTTTAATTGCAGTACAACCATGGAACGCGCTCTTCAACGTGTTGAGGAGAAAAAACGTCAAAATGCTGTCGAACAGTCATCTCAATTAACCAACAAAACGAATATCGCACCGCCTGTGTCTACTGCTGAAACAAAATCTAAACCCGAGCATATATACCACGATGGACTGAAAAATGTTCCAAAGTCTCTACTGGagaaaattcgagccaaacaaGCAGCCAAAGCTTTGGATCAAATGACTCGGCGACCATCGATTGAGCAACAAGCTATCAAGTACGGACGCCTGCCTGAGTTGGCCCGTCATTTGCGAAACGTATTCGTGACGGAGCGAAAAAGTGTTCTCCCAATGGAAACTGCCCTCATTAAAATAGAGAACAGCTATCGTGGTCGCCTTACACTCAAAGAGCTAGAAGAACATCTACGTATGATATCCCAGCTGGCACCCTTTTGGCTGACGTTGACCGAAGTTCGCAAAACGATGTACGCTAAAATTGTGAAAGACTGCGATATGACCAAAGTGATTGAGCCACTGGAAAAGAAAGCCAACGACTTGCTGAAAGGGTGA
- the LOC129722419 gene encoding DNA replication factor Cdt1 isoform X2, which produces MSQPTVAAYFNARKRAAADGLGSATRNKNVAAAAEKESAGDALESRRITRATRTIRRIGAVTVNEKTREMLEQPKLVNFLKKGNLSPRKKTVHKEQSPAKGIVLSEQASMSKEEFSIKNNASNIEKKMTTPTKQGLINQAQLGKPAIANLSMEEIKSNLSRSDRLAQLKTSLSKMRSGFDKLDSMRNKQIEASNKKPTVPPSPTTAARNLKQFQTLEVEVPISPQKMFTSPTKTLHRTPTKAHHSSLMSPTKNVTPKRLSALMSPIKEPSPTPVAASPTKVPAYQLFQHLTEFGRPKLQLPYKYRCLAELFNRIDTVCAMFYNRKEQITFKKLKPAVQRMARKNLYESHLAQIKTLFPDAFNLSLELTKNYGSVTKHETYQLVIKPNIKEKPCTTNKNDEDANVIRNAQNQSMNPQAITERSQKFSRLLLSKVMDAHQKFLLSLDPPMHIAREKLTCWHPQFDLESCPDIEQAALPQPPNVERFSSAKDVLSAARNLFNCSTTMERALQRVEEKKRQNAVEQSSQLTNKTNIAPPVSTAETKSKPEHIYHDGLKNVPKSLLEKIRAKQAAKALDQMTRRPSIEQQAIKYGRLPELARHLRNVFVTERKSVLPMETALIKIENSYRGRLTLKELEEHLRMISQLAPFWLTLTEVRKTMYAKIVKDCDMTKVIEPLEKKANDLLKG; this is translated from the exons ATGTCACAACCAACAGTAGCAGCATACTTCAACGCACGTAAGCGTGCAGCAGCGGACGGATTAGGATCGGCTACTCGCAACAAG AATGTGGCAGCTGCAGCGGAAAAGGAATCGGCAGGAGATGCCCTGGAATCCAGGCGGATTACCCGAGCCACCCGAACGATTCGACGTATTGGAGCAGTTACCGTCAATGAAAAGACCCGAGAGATGCTCGAACAACCAAAGTTAGTAAACTTTCTCAAAAAAGGAAATTTGTCACCGCGTAAGAAAACTGTACACAAAGAGCAAAGTCCTGCCAAAGGAATTGTTTTATCAGAACAGGCTTCTATGTCAAAGGAAGAGTTTTCGATTAAAAACAACGCCAGCaatatcgagaaaaaaatgaCGACACCGACTAAACAGGGTCTAATAAACCAAGCCCAATTAGGTAAACCTGCGATTGCAAATTTGTCTATGGAAGAAATTAAAAGTAATCTAAGTCGAAGTGACCGTTTGGCTCAGTTAAAAACATCACTTAGCAAAATGCGTAGTGGTTTCGACAAACTGGATAGTATGAGGAACAAGCAAATCGAGGCATCAAATAAGAAACCAACTGTTCCACCTAGTCCCACCACTGCTGCTCGCAATTTAAAGCAATTTCAAACGCTTGAAGTAGAAGTTCCCATAAG TCCACAGAAAATGTTTACGTCTCCTACGAAAACTCTTCATCGTACGCCAACCAAGGCCCATCACAGCTCACTTATGTCACCTACGAAGAATGTAACACCAAAAAGATTATCTGCTTTGATGAGTCCAATAAAGGAACCCTCTCCAACTCCGGTAGCGGCAAGCCCCACAAAAGTGCCAGCTTATCAACTATTCCAGCATCTTACCGAATTTGGAAGACCGAAATTGCAACTCCCCTATAAATATCGCTGTCTGGCGGAGCTTTTCAACCGTATCGACACCGTTTGCGCCATGTTTTACAATCGAAAGGAACAGATTACGTTCAAAAAACTGAAGCCTGCAGTCCAGCGAATGGCACGAAAGAACCTGTATGAAAGTCATTTGGCTCAGATAAAAACTCTGTTTCCAGATGCATTCAATCTTAGTTTGGAGCTGACGAAAAATTATGGTTCTGTTACAAAGCATGAAACTTATCAGTTGGTGATAAAACCAAACATTAAGGAAAAACCTTGCACTACAAATAAGAACGATGAGGATGCTAATGTAATACGCAATGCTCAAAATCAATCAATGAATCCCCAAGCGATAACTGAAAGATCACAAAAATTCAGCCGTCTGCTACTTTCAAAGGTCATGGATGCTCACCAGAAATTTCTGCTTAGCTTGGACCCACCGATGCATATTGCCAGAGAAAAACTAACCTGCTggcatccacagttcgatctgGAAAGCTGTCCAGACATTGAGCAAGCTGCACTTCCACAGCCACCGAATGTGGAACGTTTTTCATCGGCTAAAGACGTTCTATCGGCGGCTCGCAATCTTTTTAATTGCAGTACAACCATGGAACGCGCTCTTCAACGTGTTGAGGAGAAAAAACGTCAAAATGCTGTCGAACAGTCATCTCAATTAACCAACAAAACGAATATCGCACCGCCTGTGTCTACTGCTGAAACAAAATCTAAACCCGAGCATATATACCACGATGGACTGAAAAATGTTCCAAAGTCTCTACTGGagaaaattcgagccaaacaaGCAGCCAAAGCTTTGGATCAAATGACTCGGCGACCATCGATTGAGCAACAAGCTATCAAGTACGGACGCCTGCCTGAGTTGGCCCGTCATTTGCGAAACGTATTCGTGACGGAGCGAAAAAGTGTTCTCCCAATGGAAACTGCCCTCATTAAAATAGAGAACAGCTATCGTGGTCGCCTTACACTCAAAGAGCTAGAAGAACATCTACGTATGATATCCCAGCTGGCACCCTTTTGGCTGACGTTGACCGAAGTTCGCAAAACGATGTACGCTAAAATTGTGAAAGACTGCGATATGACCAAAGTGATTGAGCCACTGGAAAAGAAAGCCAACGACTTGCTGAAAGGGTGA